GGCATATCGTAGCAGTAGCCCGCCTCAGGCCCCCACAAGCTGGGCAGGCCGGCACAGTCCCCGCTCAGTTGCACATCCTCGTGCCAGAACCAACGCAGGCGGAACGGCCCCATGTTGGCCGCCTGGGCCACGCCGGGGTCAAAGCCCAGCCAGCCGTCTTCGGTGCGCGCACTGACCGGTTGGGCCAGGCCGCCATCCACGCTGGCAAACGGGTCCGCCGCCTGGCTGGGGCGGCTGTAGATCGTGGTCTTGGCGGTGGTGGTCGCCACGCAGGCGCCATCTCCATGAGGCAGCACGACATCGGTGGCGCTGGCCGCGGGGGCGGCCGCACACGCCGCCGCCAGGCTGGCGAATAGGGCTAATGTAGGCAGTACGCTCTTCATCGGGTTCAGTTTAGTGCAGCGGGATTAATAGGCTATGAAGAGTGTATTCGCCATCCGCGGCGTGGTTGTAGACGCGTACTGGCACCAGGCGGATAGCCACCACCCCTTCGCTTGCTACCGCCGCCGGCAGCGGTACCGTATGGCCGCGGCCCGGCTGCGCCGCCAGGTGCACGCGGCCAAGCTCGGTTTCATTCTCGCCCAGCAAGTAGAGATCAAAGGCATCCCCCGCGCTGGTGCTGAGTTCTAACGTGGAGGTGAAGATGCGTTCGGCAAAGCTCACTTGGGCGGCGGCACCCTGGCCAGCAAAGCTCAGTTGCACCTCGGCGGGTTGGCCGGGCTGCAGGGCCACGGTGGCGCTGGCCAGTTTGGGGAAGCGAAACGCAGTGAGATGCTCGGGGAGCCAATCGGTGAACGGGCGCGTATTCAACGCCCAGATGGCCTGCCAGCGCTCGGGCGTGAACAGTGGCCCGTGCGTGACGCGGCGGATGGCCTGGTAGTACGTGTCGAGCGCCGCATCCGGTAGCTGATTGATCTGGCCCGCCTCGATCTCCAGGTAGCCCTCAGGGATGCGGCGCATGAAGTGGCCGCTGCGCCAGTTGGGATTGTAGATCGGTGGCACGCGTGCCAGCAAACCATCGGTGAGCGCCAGGCCGTGGATGAAATACACCTGCGGGCCGGCGTAATAGCCCGTAAAGCCATTGGCGCCTTGTGGCAGGTAGGTCACGCCGTCTTGCGCTTCTGCGCTGGCGCGCAGTTCGCGGCCCAGCTCGATCCAGTCGTTCTCCGCTTCCAGGCGAAAGCCGGTGCCGCGCCACAACATACGCGCCAGGTAGGCCGCCTTGTTCAAAAGGGTGTGTTCGGGCTGGCTGTTGAAGGCGTGCAGCGCATCAATCCGCACCAGATTGGTCTGGGCGTAGATCATGCGCTCATCCACTACGCCTTGCCAGCGCGCGGTGGAGAAATCGCGTGCATACAGAAAATAGGGTGGCGATGCGGCCAGCAGGCTGAGCCCAAAGGCGGCGGCCAGCAACGCACCGCGCCCGCGCGGGCGCAAAGCCGGCAACAGGTACACCACCAGCAGCAGAGTGCTGGCCAGGTAGGCCGCCGAAAGGAAGCGCCCGCCCATGAAATCACCGCCGATTTGCAAAATATAGGCTAGATACAGCAAGATGCCGGCCGCCACCAGCCGCGGGCGGGCTTGCTGGCTCCATAGTGCCGTTGCCAACCCGGCCAGAATGACCGCCCAGGTCAGTGGGTCGAAGCGCAGGGTGAAATAGAAATAATTCAGCCCGGCCCACGCTTCCTGCGCCGCGCTTACATAATTAAGCGCCTTGGCGTAGTAGGTGTTCGGAAAGGGGAAGCCGTAGTACACGATGGAAAAGACTTCCCAGGCGATCAATGGCAGAAAGCCGAGCAGCAAGCTGCCCAGCGCCGCCAGTTTCTTCGGGTTGCGCCACCATAGATAAGCCAGCGCCGGCCCATAAAACAAGATCGTATCCAGCCG
The DNA window shown above is from Anaerolineales bacterium and carries:
- a CDS encoding glycosyltransferase family 39 protein, with amino-acid sequence MQTINNLWNRLKQQPVIFQGLALLLVVWLVLSHAWMTDDAYFSFRSVDNFINGYGLTWNVTERVQGFTHPLWVLLLSGAYAFTHEIYLTSIAISLACTLGLAWLLLRRIGQTAWHGLLGLGLLCLSTAFVDYSTSGLENPLTHLLLAVFLWLFLRQPKQQDHLLALALVAGLAALNRLDTILFYGPALAYLWWRNPKKLAALGSLLLGFLPLIAWEVFSIVYYGFPFPNTYYAKALNYVSAAQEAWAGLNYFYFTLRFDPLTWAVILAGLATALWSQQARPRLVAAGILLYLAYILQIGGDFMGGRFLSAAYLASTLLLVVYLLPALRPRGRGALLAAAFGLSLLAASPPYFLYARDFSTARWQGVVDERMIYAQTNLVRIDALHAFNSQPEHTLLNKAAYLARMLWRGTGFRLEAENDWIELGRELRASAEAQDGVTYLPQGANGFTGYYAGPQVYFIHGLALTDGLLARVPPIYNPNWRSGHFMRRIPEGYLEIEAGQINQLPDAALDTYYQAIRRVTHGPLFTPERWQAIWALNTRPFTDWLPEHLTAFRFPKLASATVALQPGQPAEVQLSFAGQGAAAQVSFAERIFTSTLELSTSAGDAFDLYLLGENETELGRVHLAAQPGRGHTVPLPAAVASEGVVAIRLVPVRVYNHAADGEYTLHSLLIPLH